The Bombus terrestris chromosome 16, iyBomTerr1.2, whole genome shotgun sequence genome includes a region encoding these proteins:
- the LOC100650543 gene encoding cuticle protein 18.7, with translation MGPVSGLLLAGLVSAALAKPGLLSAPLIATLTPAAPVGPDGRVLDTPEVAVAKAEHAAAHLNERLKLADEAARSGAGLQQVQVKQSSLLIASPNVLVPGAPLGPDGRVVDTPEVAVAKAAHAAAQVNERINLANEAARSVAADLNRPLVPLVASGIVAPVVQAATVGPDGRVQDTLEVAAAKAAHAAAQINERINLANEAVRSSGTIVAAAPGTVTVPLVASNAVVVPGAPIGPDGRVQDTPEVAVAKVAHATAHLNEKLNLATEAAKSADVLAVAGPALAYGRLVY, from the exons ATGGGACCAGTCTCCGGTTTGCTATTGGCAGGCCTGGTTTCTGCGGCCCTGGCCAAGCCGGGACTCCTGTCCGCGCCCCTGATCGCCACTTTAACCCCTGCAGCTCCTGTCGGACCGGATGGCCGGGTCCTAGACACGCCAGAAGTTGCTGTTGCCAAGGCGGAACACGCGGCTGCTCACCTCAACGAGAGATTGAAGCTTGCTGACGAGGCTGCCAGGTCAGGAGCAGGCCTGCAACAGGTTCAGGTTAAACAATCTTCGCTGTTGATTGCTTCACCAAACGTTTTGGTACCTGGCGCTCCACTTGGACCTGATGGCAGGGTGGTGGACACCCCAGAAGTCGCTGTCGCCAAGGCTGCGCACGCCGCCGCTCAGGTTAACGAGAGAATTAATTTGGCAAACGAGGCGGCCAGGTCTGTCGCTGCGGATCTTAACAG ACCACTGGTTCCTCTGGTAGCCAGCGGTATAGTGGCCCCAGTGGTGCAAGCAGCAACAGTAGGTCCCGACGGAAGGGTGCAAGACACTCTAGAGGTAGCAGCAGCAAAAGCAGCCCACGCAGCAGCTCAGATCAACGAGAGGATTAACCTGGCGAACGAGGCGGTGAGATCATCGGGGACGATAGTCGCTGCTGCTCCAGGAACAGTGACCGTACCATTAGTAGCCAGCAACGCAGTGGTGGTCCCTGGTGCACCCATTGGCCCGGACGGAAGAGTGCAGGACACGCCGGAAGTGGCTGTGGCGAAAGTCGCCCATGCAACCGCTCATCTTAACGAGAAATTGAACCTGGCCACAGAGGCTGCCAAATCTGCCGATGTTCTCGCTGTTGCTGGCCCTGCCCTCGCCTATGGACGGCTCGTCTATTAA
- the LOC100650420 gene encoding uncharacterized protein LOC100650420 — translation MRPDQGTLASTVPRIARKEPRLFHEMKTLIVLSAVLAAVYARPGLLLAPQVAALASPVTITKLVPGAPIGLDGRVVDTPEVTLAKAEHAAAHINERITLANEAFKSADLIAYTGPVITSSLQPVAVAAKIVPPAPLGPDGRVVDTPEVALAKAEHAAAHINEKLEHAAEQASKGNLELPVVLSTYSAPVIQKVLI, via the exons ATGAGACCGGACCAAGGCACCTTGGCGAGTACTGTACCTCGGATAGCGCGCAAGGAGCCACGTTTGTTTCACGAGATGAAGACCCTG ATTGTTCTCTCCGCCGTGTTGGCAGCAGTATACGCGCGTCCAGGCCTTCTGCTGGCGCCACAGGTAGCAGCTCTAGCGTCGCCTGTTACCATCACCAAACTAGTACCTGGTGCACCCATCGGTCTAGATGGCCGAGTCGTAGACACTCCGGAAGTGACTCTCGCAAAAGCAGAACACGCAGCAGCCCACATCAACGAAAGAATCACTTTGGCTAACGAAGCGTTCAAATCTGCTGATTTGATCGCTTACACAGGACCTGTAATCACCAGTAGCCTGCAACCTGTGGCTGTTGCAGCCAAAATCGTTCCTCCAGCTCCTCTAGGACCCGATGGCCGCGTTGTCGACACACCGGAAGTCGCTTTAGCCAAAGCGGAACACGCTGCTGCTCACATCAACGAGAAACTTGAACATGCTGCTGAACAAGCATCGAAAGGAAATTTGGAGCTTCCTGTGGTTTTGTCCACATACTCTGCACCAGTTATTCAAAAGGTTTTGATATAA